The following are encoded in a window of Halorarum salinum genomic DNA:
- a CDS encoding DUF7113 family protein — protein sequence MLLVHGRAGGTELTGSIHERGEESPTFRGAPDEHAPYVWVCDEFYEVESGGSALELDGRTVRVAFESPMPRGFETREQALAAAKEHVRTQFARLGVPEETVEVEVEKTQPN from the coding sequence ATGCTGCTCGTCCACGGTCGGGCCGGGGGGACCGAGCTCACGGGGTCGATCCACGAGCGGGGGGAGGAGTCCCCCACGTTCAGGGGCGCCCCCGACGAGCACGCGCCGTACGTCTGGGTGTGCGACGAGTTCTACGAGGTGGAGAGCGGGGGTTCCGCGCTCGAACTCGACGGCCGGACCGTCCGCGTCGCCTTCGAGTCGCCGATGCCCCGCGGCTTCGAGACGCGCGAGCAGGCGCTCGCGGCGGCGAAGGAGCACGTGCGGACGCAGTTCGCCCGCCTCGGCGTTCCCGAGGAGACGGTGGAGGTCGAGGTCGAGAAGACGCAGCCGAACTGA
- a CDS encoding ATP-binding protein has product MADPGDSELGDFEDVTPAADNGSGSDSAAPSGTDDATVEGGTERGTGPDDAAAADDTSAAGDPSGGGNAPAGSDDGFEQYAMDAAGGPAAAGIGTLSVAQGLRVAEDGDDTTLKAFVTANNRADVRLGTYLLVPYPDDELLFSRITALEYAQEFHTDDATELTARRRLRNGGSEFTEADYKFVADLDPTAVLFEDGDELGRRMADRVPKPGAPVRQATDPEQIKTGLAIPEEGVFLGHLSVGGEKVHTAAEPPTVDYRLKDDYADGDPLVFRHTLVAGGTGSGKTHAAKNVLRQYLGRRYEMDDGRDASAAVVMFDPQDEYAQMHDDNPALDGDWTRRLDREGIEHGGHDDTVALVPKEAGASYPGEGHRAEQVEFTVPFSIVDEYDMPWLVAGAALNDNQYPALLRLLNRFFRNYDDGTYEQFLSFLDDPALKEELHESGRVHEATYDAVKRRVRGIPSGVFDQDARPITELDTTLVRSGGLTVIPTYHLSSARAKETFVLAVSALLVDDKLSNDPNSGRIDETPLVLGMDEAHNFLADADNVQARKVIQKFTEAAKQGRKERLGLFLVTQDPQDVAEPVFKQVNTRLVLNLGDEDAIRSVNIPPSLAGKVPYMEKGQMVVYSPDNSEPVEVTGLSECVTRHGE; this is encoded by the coding sequence ATGGCTGACCCCGGCGACTCCGAACTGGGCGACTTCGAGGACGTGACCCCGGCCGCCGACAACGGGTCCGGGTCCGATTCGGCGGCGCCGTCCGGGACGGACGACGCGACGGTCGAGGGCGGGACGGAGCGGGGGACCGGACCCGACGACGCGGCCGCTGCCGACGACACATCCGCTGCCGGCGACCCGTCGGGCGGCGGGAACGCGCCCGCGGGGAGCGACGACGGCTTCGAGCAGTACGCGATGGACGCCGCGGGCGGTCCGGCGGCCGCCGGCATCGGCACGCTCTCGGTCGCACAGGGCCTGCGCGTCGCCGAGGACGGCGACGACACCACGCTCAAGGCGTTCGTGACCGCGAACAACCGGGCGGACGTCCGACTCGGGACGTACCTGCTCGTCCCGTACCCCGACGACGAACTGCTGTTCTCGCGCATCACGGCCCTGGAGTACGCCCAGGAGTTCCACACGGACGACGCGACCGAACTCACCGCGCGCCGGCGGTTGCGGAACGGCGGGAGCGAGTTCACGGAGGCCGACTACAAGTTCGTCGCCGACCTCGACCCGACGGCGGTCCTGTTCGAGGACGGGGACGAACTCGGGCGTCGGATGGCCGACAGGGTGCCGAAACCCGGCGCGCCCGTCCGGCAGGCGACCGACCCCGAGCAGATCAAGACAGGACTCGCCATCCCGGAGGAGGGCGTCTTCCTCGGTCACCTCTCGGTCGGCGGCGAGAAGGTCCACACCGCGGCCGAGCCGCCGACGGTGGACTACCGGCTGAAGGACGACTACGCCGACGGCGACCCCCTCGTCTTCCGCCACACGCTCGTCGCCGGCGGCACCGGTTCGGGCAAGACCCACGCCGCGAAGAACGTCCTCAGACAGTACCTAGGGCGGCGCTACGAGATGGACGACGGCCGCGACGCGAGCGCCGCCGTGGTCATGTTCGACCCGCAGGACGAGTACGCCCAGATGCACGACGACAACCCCGCGCTCGACGGCGACTGGACGCGCCGGCTCGACCGCGAGGGGATCGAGCACGGCGGCCACGACGACACCGTCGCGCTCGTCCCGAAGGAGGCCGGCGCGAGCTACCCCGGCGAGGGCCACAGGGCCGAACAGGTGGAGTTCACCGTGCCGTTCAGCATCGTGGACGAGTACGACATGCCGTGGCTCGTCGCGGGCGCGGCGCTGAACGACAACCAGTATCCCGCGCTTCTGAGGCTTCTGAACCGGTTCTTCCGCAACTACGACGACGGCACCTACGAGCAGTTCCTCTCGTTCCTCGACGACCCGGCGCTGAAGGAGGAGCTCCACGAGTCGGGTCGCGTCCACGAGGCGACCTACGACGCGGTGAAACGGCGGGTCCGGGGCATTCCCTCGGGCGTCTTCGACCAGGACGCGCGGCCGATCACCGAACTGGACACGACGCTCGTCCGCTCGGGCGGCCTGACGGTCATCCCGACGTACCACCTCTCGTCGGCCAGGGCCAAGGAGACGTTCGTGCTCGCGGTGTCGGCGCTGCTCGTCGACGACAAGCTCTCGAACGACCCGAACAGCGGGCGGATCGACGAGACGCCGCTCGTGCTCGGGATGGACGAGGCGCACAACTTCCTGGCGGACGCGGACAACGTCCAGGCGCGGAAGGTGATCCAGAAGTTCACCGAGGCGGCAAAGCAGGGGCGAAAGGAGCGGCTCGGCCTGTTCCTCGTCACCCAGGACCCACAGGACGTCGCCGAGCCGGTGTTCAAGCAGGTGAACACCCGACTCGTGCTCAACCTCGGCGACGAGGACGCCATCCGCAGCGTGAACATCCCGCCGTCGCTCGCCGGCAAGGTCCCCTACATGGAGAAGGGGCAGATGGTGGTGTACTCGCCCGATAACTCCGAGCCCGTCGAGGTGACCGGCCTGTCGGAGTGCGTGACTCGCCACGGCGAGTGA
- a CDS encoding universal stress protein, which produces MGKRILVAFDGTDQSVDALEYAAAEWPDAELTLLYVIDPAEAGLSAGRGVPSGAEEWYERTKASAEATLADGAALVDREVGTATEVGKPSEAIVEYAGGGDVDLVVIGSHGRRGISRMVLGSVAEEVVRASPVPVTVVR; this is translated from the coding sequence ATGGGGAAGCGCATCCTCGTCGCGTTCGACGGGACCGACCAGTCCGTCGACGCCCTGGAGTACGCCGCCGCCGAGTGGCCGGACGCCGAACTCACGCTGCTCTACGTCATCGATCCGGCCGAGGCGGGCCTCAGCGCGGGCCGCGGCGTGCCGAGCGGCGCCGAGGAGTGGTACGAGCGCACGAAAGCGAGCGCGGAGGCCACCCTCGCCGACGGGGCGGCACTCGTCGACCGCGAGGTCGGGACCGCGACCGAGGTCGGGAAGCCCTCGGAGGCGATCGTCGAGTACGCTGGCGGGGGCGACGTGGACCTCGTCGTGATCGGGAGCCACGGCCGCAGGGGGATCTCGCGGATGGTGCTCGGCAGCGTGGCGGAGGAGGTCGTCCGCGCTTCGCCCGTCCCGGTCACGGTCGTTCGATAG
- a CDS encoding nitroreductase family protein — MDFEEVVTSRRSVHEYSDRELDDETLAEIFERARFAPSSFNLQPWEFLVVRREGTKRRLAEAANGQEHVADAAASVVVLGNLDPSAHAEPTFEDQLRKGYIPDEETKGYLLDTVEGMAGQSEEERRLWTVRSSALAAMAVMNAAWNRGVASCPVGGFDPDAVAEAFDVGDGYEPVLVVTLGYPAEEAADVENERKYRRSVDEIVHHESFDPVEEAALPRADVGASAGATATDD, encoded by the coding sequence ATGGACTTCGAGGAAGTCGTCACGAGCCGTCGTTCGGTTCACGAGTACAGCGATCGCGAGCTGGACGACGAGACGCTCGCGGAGATCTTCGAGCGGGCCCGGTTCGCGCCGTCGAGCTTCAACCTCCAGCCGTGGGAGTTCCTCGTCGTGCGCCGGGAGGGAACCAAGCGACGCCTCGCCGAGGCCGCCAACGGGCAGGAGCACGTCGCCGACGCGGCGGCATCGGTCGTCGTCCTCGGAAACCTCGACCCCTCCGCCCACGCCGAACCGACGTTCGAGGATCAGCTCCGGAAGGGCTACATCCCGGACGAGGAGACGAAGGGGTACCTCCTCGACACCGTCGAGGGGATGGCCGGGCAGTCCGAGGAGGAGCGACGACTCTGGACGGTCCGCTCCTCCGCGCTGGCGGCGATGGCCGTGATGAACGCCGCGTGGAACCGCGGCGTCGCCTCCTGTCCCGTCGGCGGCTTCGACCCCGACGCGGTCGCGGAGGCGTTCGACGTCGGCGACGGCTACGAGCCGGTCCTCGTCGTCACCTTGGGATACCCCGCCGAGGAAGCCGCGGACGTAGAGAACGAGCGAAAGTACCGCCGGTCCGTCGACGAGATCGTCCACCACGAGTCGTTCGATCCCGTCGAGGAAGCCGCCCTGCCACGGGCGGACGTGGGCGCATCGGCGGGGGCGACCGCGACGGACGACTAG
- a CDS encoding CARDB domain-containing protein, which yields MGARSGTLAALLVLFAATLAAGSVAGTGTTCAADGDRKLCLADVHLSTDRIAAGDSATLEITVGNEGDAAANASVVMNTVDPENVTESYTLREERLEPGEELTVSQRLDASTVGTHGLQVLVFDGAIDHRYDASEVRILEVEPRSDGLGGSVDRAEYALVALLGSLGVAGVIVYRYD from the coding sequence ATGGGAGCACGGAGCGGAACGCTGGCGGCGCTACTCGTCCTGTTCGCGGCTACACTCGCGGCGGGATCGGTCGCGGGGACCGGGACCACGTGTGCGGCCGACGGCGACCGGAAGCTCTGTCTCGCCGACGTGCACCTCTCGACCGACCGAATCGCGGCCGGCGACTCGGCGACCCTCGAGATCACCGTCGGGAACGAGGGGGACGCCGCGGCGAACGCCTCGGTCGTGATGAACACCGTCGACCCGGAGAACGTCACCGAGTCGTACACGCTCCGTGAGGAGCGGCTCGAACCGGGGGAGGAGCTGACCGTCTCCCAGCGGCTCGACGCGAGCACCGTCGGGACCCACGGCCTGCAGGTGCTCGTGTTCGACGGCGCCATCGACCACCGGTACGACGCCTCCGAAGTGCGGATCCTCGAGGTCGAGCCGAGATCCGACGGCCTCGGCGGCTCGGTCGACAGGGCGGAGTACGCGCTCGTCGCGCTGCTCGGGTCGCTCGGCGTGGCCGGTGTGATCGTGTACCGGTACGACTGA
- a CDS encoding KaiC domain-containing protein, which yields MARVSDEDEDWFEKALREEGESKSNGEDGGADAEPDEDATSEGGPGTAEDSGTESTATGADADADTDRDGRTGFGSNGGDGFGDAPSDGDDAVDFGSADAGGNAFGGGDPFDSSFADAMQGAPSPAGEQGDAFGEGFGTGEGDEFAGFDDFGGSTGFDEAEFDSDIERIDVGIEGLDEMILGGVPRRSLMTVIGSAGTGKTTFGLQFLNETLANDGSAVYITLEESREAILATAEEKGWPYREYEADDELAVVSMDPIEMANSLDSIRDDISRLVDEFGADRLVLDSVSLLEMMYDHPSKRRSEVFDFTRSLKEAGVTTMLTSEASEDNPYASRHGIVEYLTDAVFVLQYVRPSNFRETRLAVEIQKIRDANHSRETKPYEITNEGISVYRQANIF from the coding sequence GTGGCTCGCGTGAGTGACGAGGACGAGGACTGGTTCGAGAAGGCCCTCCGGGAGGAGGGGGAGTCCAAATCGAACGGCGAGGACGGGGGAGCGGACGCGGAGCCCGACGAAGATGCGACGTCCGAGGGGGGCCCCGGCACGGCGGAGGACTCGGGGACGGAGTCGACCGCCACTGGAGCGGACGCCGACGCGGATACCGATCGTGACGGACGGACGGGGTTCGGATCGAACGGGGGGGACGGGTTCGGCGACGCCCCCAGCGACGGCGACGACGCCGTCGACTTCGGATCGGCCGACGCGGGCGGGAACGCGTTCGGCGGCGGAGACCCGTTCGACAGTAGCTTCGCCGACGCGATGCAGGGGGCTCCGTCGCCCGCCGGCGAGCAGGGGGACGCGTTCGGCGAGGGCTTCGGAACGGGCGAGGGGGACGAGTTCGCCGGCTTCGACGACTTCGGTGGTTCGACCGGCTTCGACGAGGCGGAGTTCGACTCGGACATCGAGCGGATCGACGTCGGCATCGAGGGCCTCGACGAGATGATCCTCGGCGGCGTGCCCCGCCGCTCGCTCATGACCGTCATCGGGAGCGCCGGCACCGGCAAGACGACGTTCGGGCTCCAGTTCCTCAACGAGACGCTCGCGAACGACGGGAGCGCCGTCTACATCACCCTCGAGGAGTCGCGGGAGGCGATCCTCGCGACGGCCGAGGAGAAGGGATGGCCGTACCGCGAGTACGAGGCTGACGACGAGCTCGCGGTCGTCTCGATGGACCCGATCGAGATGGCCAACTCGCTGGACTCCATCCGGGACGACATCTCCCGGCTGGTCGACGAGTTCGGCGCCGACCGGCTGGTGCTCGACTCGGTGTCGCTGCTGGAGATGATGTACGACCACCCCTCGAAGCGGCGATCCGAGGTGTTCGACTTCACGCGGTCGCTGAAGGAGGCGGGCGTCACGACGATGCTCACCTCGGAGGCGAGCGAGGACAACCCGTACGCCTCCCGCCACGGCATCGTCGAGTACCTCACGGACGCCGTCTTCGTCCTCCAGTACGTCCGCCCGTCGAACTTCCGGGAGACGCGACTCGCCGTCGAGATCCAGAAGATCCGCGACGCGAACCACTCCCGGGAGACGAAGCCCTACGAGATAACGAACGAGGGCATCTCCGTGTACCGGCAGGCGAACATCTTCTGA
- a CDS encoding NAD(+)/NADH kinase: MDVGIVAQRGNNRAAYLAGDLRERLREVDVRVRLDEATAAELDAEGVPVDRMDAPDLVVSIGGDGTFLFAARGAGGTPVLGVNLGEVGFLNAVPPDEAVEAVLAEVEAFREGEMRVREAPRLAATCEGWESPHAVNEIVVQGERRGHGGGAGVEVRVDGSLYSGGHADGVLVATPTGSTAYNLSERGPLVHPGVDGLVVNEMCATGGMPPLFVAPDVTVGVTLTDAAEAVIISDGRRPHTVEVPTEVVVERTGPPVRVAGPSSDFFEALKKLE; encoded by the coding sequence ATGGACGTCGGCATCGTCGCCCAGCGGGGGAACAACCGGGCCGCCTACCTCGCGGGGGACCTGCGCGAGCGCCTGCGGGAGGTGGACGTCCGCGTCCGCCTCGACGAGGCGACCGCCGCGGAGCTGGACGCCGAGGGCGTCCCGGTCGACCGGATGGACGCCCCCGACCTCGTGGTCTCGATCGGCGGCGACGGCACGTTCCTGTTCGCCGCCCGCGGCGCGGGTGGAACGCCGGTTCTCGGGGTGAACCTCGGCGAGGTCGGCTTCCTCAACGCCGTCCCCCCGGACGAGGCGGTCGAGGCGGTGCTCGCGGAGGTGGAGGCGTTCCGCGAGGGGGAGATGCGCGTCCGGGAGGCCCCCCGTCTCGCCGCCACGTGCGAGGGCTGGGAGAGCCCCCACGCCGTGAACGAGATCGTCGTACAGGGGGAGCGTCGCGGACACGGCGGCGGCGCCGGCGTCGAGGTTCGCGTGGACGGGTCGCTCTACTCGGGCGGGCACGCGGACGGCGTGCTCGTCGCAACGCCGACCGGGTCGACCGCGTACAACCTCTCCGAGCGGGGCCCGCTCGTCCACCCGGGCGTCGACGGCCTCGTAGTGAACGAGATGTGCGCGACCGGCGGGATGCCGCCGCTGTTCGTCGCCCCGGACGTGACCGTCGGCGTGACGCTGACCGACGCCGCGGAGGCGGTGATCATCAGCGACGGCCGACGGCCACACACGGTCGAGGTTCCGACCGAGGTGGTCGTAGAGCGAACCGGGCCGCCCGTGCGGGTCGCGGGGCCCTCGTCCGACTTCTTCGAGGCGCTGAAGAAACTGGAGTGA
- a CDS encoding DUF7344 domain-containing protein produces the protein MEAYQMFHETDSTMFEVLAHHRRRYAIHCLREYENPITLADLADEVSVLENDTSIAEIPPEDVKRVYLSLYHSHVPKLADAELVTYDQERDLVSLVDSAEDLDRYYDRPLVP, from the coding sequence ATGGAGGCCTACCAGATGTTCCACGAAACGGACAGTACGATGTTCGAAGTGCTGGCACATCATCGTCGTCGCTACGCGATCCACTGTCTTCGTGAGTACGAGAACCCGATAACGTTGGCCGATCTAGCCGACGAGGTTTCGGTGCTGGAGAACGACACCTCCATCGCGGAAATCCCGCCCGAGGACGTGAAACGCGTCTACCTCTCGCTCTATCACTCCCACGTTCCGAAGCTGGCGGACGCGGAACTCGTCACGTACGACCAGGAGCGCGATCTCGTTTCGCTGGTCGACAGCGCCGAGGACCTCGACCGGTACTACGACCGGCCTCTGGTCCCGTAA
- a CDS encoding helix-turn-helix domain-containing protein translates to MSVVAEFTVESSDFALSHALTAAPHMVVEIERVVATMEARVMPYFWVTGGDHDEFEAAFHDDDSVTNVVAIDEVDDAKLYRAEWTENVQTIVYAYVEIGATILRATGRDESWELRMRFDDEEKVSGFQAYCDRNDIPFELNRLKDQEQPMASAQYDLTPKQRETLVSALEAGYYATPQEVTMSELADGIGISQQALSKRFHAAHENLIRSTLTIDHPDDR, encoded by the coding sequence ATGAGCGTCGTCGCGGAGTTCACCGTCGAGTCCTCGGATTTCGCGCTGTCCCACGCGTTGACGGCGGCCCCGCACATGGTGGTCGAGATCGAGCGAGTCGTCGCGACCATGGAGGCCCGCGTGATGCCCTACTTCTGGGTCACTGGCGGGGATCACGACGAGTTCGAGGCGGCGTTTCACGACGACGACTCGGTGACGAACGTCGTCGCGATCGACGAGGTCGACGACGCCAAGCTCTACCGGGCCGAGTGGACCGAGAACGTCCAGACCATCGTCTACGCGTACGTCGAGATCGGCGCGACGATCCTCAGGGCGACGGGGCGGGACGAGAGCTGGGAGCTCCGGATGCGGTTCGACGACGAGGAAAAGGTGTCGGGGTTTCAGGCGTACTGCGACCGGAACGACATCCCGTTCGAACTCAACCGGCTGAAGGACCAGGAACAGCCGATGGCGAGCGCCCAGTACGATCTGACCCCGAAACAGCGCGAGACGCTGGTCTCCGCGCTCGAAGCGGGCTACTACGCGACGCCACAGGAGGTGACGATGAGCGAACTCGCCGACGGGATTGGCATCTCCCAGCAGGCGCTCTCGAAGCGATTTCACGCGGCCCACGAGAACCTCATCAGGAGCACGCTGACGATCGACCATCCGGACGACCGGTGA
- a CDS encoding HD domain-containing protein, translating to MTDTAAGDDPADAFPSLDDVEDPTLRAGVRDAWAIALAESGWDDLASVPWLPDEQERLGLPDETLVEHVNDVVELSRSMAEVLGGRRGDVVSTDLVLAGALIHDVSKLLEFAPDSPGGTAYYDLLGHPYAGVHVCESAGLPVELSHVVLSHSRRTAVEPATMEAVLVARADAVAAAAIRSRALDDLRDA from the coding sequence ATGACCGACACCGCCGCCGGCGACGACCCCGCGGACGCCTTCCCCTCGCTCGACGACGTCGAGGACCCGACGCTCCGGGCCGGCGTCCGAGACGCGTGGGCGATCGCGCTCGCCGAGTCCGGATGGGACGACCTCGCGTCGGTTCCGTGGCTCCCCGACGAGCAGGAACGGCTCGGTCTCCCGGACGAGACGCTCGTCGAGCACGTGAACGACGTGGTCGAACTCTCGCGGTCGATGGCCGAGGTGCTCGGGGGTCGCCGGGGGGACGTCGTCTCGACCGACCTCGTGCTAGCGGGCGCGCTGATCCACGACGTGAGCAAACTCCTCGAGTTCGCTCCGGACTCCCCGGGGGGAACCGCGTACTACGATCTGCTCGGCCACCCCTACGCCGGCGTCCACGTCTGCGAGTCGGCCGGGTTGCCGGTCGAACTCTCCCACGTCGTCCTCTCGCACTCCCGCCGAACGGCCGTCGAACCGGCGACGATGGAGGCGGTCCTCGTCGCCCGCGCGGACGCGGTCGCCGCGGCCGCCATCCGGTCGCGCGCGCTCGACGACCTCCGGGACGCCTGA